TTGCCCATGGTTATCAGTACAGAGAAAAATATGCCGACCCGGCAAACCGGCTTTGGAGTCAGTGTCATTGGAGTAGCTGAAAAAGAAGAATTGCGTATTGGCACTTCTCAGCTTGGAGACTACGTCTATTGTTTGGGACTTCCGAAAGTCGGAGCTGAACTTACTGATCCGGAAGACCCGGAAATCATCAATGTCAAAGCCTTTCGTGCTCTATTAGACTACAGAAGTGTCCATGACATCATTCCTGTTGGTTCCAGAGGAATACAATTAGAAGCTGAACAGCTGGCAGCCTCTGTCCAGACTCAATTCCAAGGGGATCCTGACTGTGTTCTTGACTTGGGAAAATCTGCGGGTCCGTCCACATGCCTTATTTTTTCTTCATATGAGATTATCGATGAGAAGGATATAAGCAGTTTTGGATTGCTTTTAACGAAAATAGGTCAGTTGATAAGAAATTAGGAGTCATTTTTAGATTATGAGGGAGGGTTTTTATAATGGAAGATTTAAGTACAGAAAAAGAGTTAAGGTTATCAGCTTGGAACGTAAAGAGACTTTCAATCATGGCCATTTTTATTGCTTTAAGTGCAGTAGGAGCCTTGATTAAGATTCCCAGTCCCGTGGGAACAATTGGTATGGATTCAGCCCCGGGGTTTTTTAGTGCCTTAGCCTTTGGCGGGCTGACTGGAGCTATCGTCATTGCTTTTGGACATATGCTGACGGCAGCTGTCACCGGCTTTCCCATGACGATTCCTGTACATTTATATATCGCATTACAAATGGCCTTGTGGGCTGCGGCGTATCGCTGGGTGAATCAAAAAATCGGCTTAATTCCCGCAGTTATCGTTGGAATTATCCTTAATGGCGTGGTATCTGCTTTTGCCATGCTTCCTATGATGGGTATGGGCGGAGTTTTGGGACTGCTGCCTTTCCTCGTTGTCGGGGCTGCTTTAAACGTGATTATTTCCGCAGTGGCATATAAAGCAATTAAAGGAAGCCGGCTCATTTAAAGCTTGAGGTGAACATCTTGAAGTCCTTATATAACTCAGATAAAGCTTCAGAAAAAGATATAGGTCTTGAAAAAAATTTAGAAAAAGCTATTGTAATAAAAAATCTCAGCTATGCTTATGCCAATACTGCAGAACAAAGCTTGAAAAATGTCACCCTCACTGTGGAAAAAGGAAAATTCCTGGCCATCATGGGTTCTACTGGGGCCGGCAAAACAACCTTAAGCTTATGCCTTAATGGCTTAATTCCCCAGCTTTTGGAGGGAAAACTATCCGGTCAGGTTCGAGTCGCCGGGAAGGATGTGGGGAAAACCGCCGTCCAGTCTCTGTCTAAAGTACTGGGACTGGTGCTCCAGGACCCGGAGACTCAAATCATAGGCCGAAGTGTAGAAGAAGATACGGCTTTCGGCCCCCGCAATTGTTTGGTACCTCCTGATGAAATTAAGCGGAGAACCAATCAAGCCCTGGCGGCTGTTCGCCTAGCAGGCTATAACCAGCGGTTAACCGAAGAATTATCCGGCGGTGAAAAACAGCGCCTGGCTATCGCCGGGGTCTTGGCTATGGAGCCGAAAATCTTAGTCCTAGATGAACCGACTTCTGAACTGGATCCCATTGGCCGGTCAGAAATTTACAATACCTTGGATGTTTTGCGGCGGCAAGATGATTTAACAATTTTACTCGTTGACCACGCCGCTGAAGAATTAATCACTAAGGCAGATGAGGTAATTGTCCTGCATCAAGGAGAATTGGTGTGGCGAGGAGTTCCGGAGGAACTCTTTCGCGATCTGCCCCTGTTGCCTCAATGGGGTATTAGACCCCTTCCGGTCAGTGAGATAGGATGGGATTTCTATAAAAAAGGCTGGATTAATTTTGCAGACATCCCTTTGGATATCCCATCTGCGGCAGCTTTAATTAGAAAGCTTTGGCCAAAATATGGACACAAGTGTTTGCAAGTTCAAGACCAAAATCAAGTACATGGATCGAAGTTAAATCTGGATCAGACTATTTTTGAGAAGGGCATTGCAGTTGAAGTAAAGGATTTATCCTACAGTTACAGTTCCGGGCGTCCAGCTTTAAGGGGAATCAATCTGAAGATTCAATCAGGAGAATTCGTAGCCTTAATCGGGCAAAACGGGGCGGGCAAAACCACTTTGGCTAAGCATTTTAATGGGCTGCTGAAACCCGCCGCCGGAGAGGTTATTGTTGAAGGTATGAATACCTTAAAATATGATACCCCTGAATTGGCCAAAACCATCGGTTACGTTTTTCAGAATCCTGATCATCAGATTTTCTCCACGACGGTGGAGAAAGAATTGGAATTCGGCCTTAAAAATGCAGGCTATAAAGGCAGGGAAATCCATGAGCGGGT
This Desulfosporosinus orientis DSM 765 DNA region includes the following protein-coding sequences:
- a CDS encoding ABC transporter ATP-binding protein encodes the protein MKSLYNSDKASEKDIGLEKNLEKAIVIKNLSYAYANTAEQSLKNVTLTVEKGKFLAIMGSTGAGKTTLSLCLNGLIPQLLEGKLSGQVRVAGKDVGKTAVQSLSKVLGLVLQDPETQIIGRSVEEDTAFGPRNCLVPPDEIKRRTNQALAAVRLAGYNQRLTEELSGGEKQRLAIAGVLAMEPKILVLDEPTSELDPIGRSEIYNTLDVLRRQDDLTILLVDHAAEELITKADEVIVLHQGELVWRGVPEELFRDLPLLPQWGIRPLPVSEIGWDFYKKGWINFADIPLDIPSAAALIRKLWPKYGHKCLQVQDQNQVHGSKLNLDQTIFEKGIAVEVKDLSYSYSSGRPALRGINLKIQSGEFVALIGQNGAGKTTLAKHFNGLLKPAAGEVIVEGMNTLKYDTPELAKTIGYVFQNPDHQIFSTTVEKELEFGLKNAGYKGREIHERVDEVLKYTGLEHCRSVHPFSLGKGERQMIAVASVLVLRPKLLIIDEPTTGSDWAGIQRMMALIHKLHSAGTTIVMISHDMDLVAQYAKRVIVMQDGKISLDGSPQEVFANEGVLSQSALVPPQMCRLSAQLKDILGQQTYIEPSEFTAMFESREQTKC
- a CDS encoding ECF transporter S component; protein product: MEDLSTEKELRLSAWNVKRLSIMAIFIALSAVGALIKIPSPVGTIGMDSAPGFFSALAFGGLTGAIVIAFGHMLTAAVTGFPMTIPVHLYIALQMALWAAAYRWVNQKIGLIPAVIVGIILNGVVSAFAMLPMMGMGGVLGLLPFLVVGAALNVIISAVAYKAIKGSRLI